The following are encoded together in the Pedobacter sp. D749 genome:
- a CDS encoding DUF6089 family protein: MKLQLFKTLPVALAGLLIGSVASAQDSPATSTTTFRTWSVGVNAGVLTPLSPLGGKNDFSNNKSGFGYGLYIKKQFTPYFSLRLDGVRGKLKGDNTEPYENGMVNNSPVKDFDTQLSYSGSLNAVVNMFNIDMFKKENALQLYASAGAGIAGYKPTITTAAGTFLYAGDKNINELIIPVGLGAKFKISDAVNLDLGWTITFLDGDNLDGYYRGSNDKYNYAYAGLEFALGTGKQLAFHNPVALTYDEALKARQTADGLKSDLNAQKAENAKLRSEMNDILKDTDGDGVADKLDKCPDTPAGTVVDGAGCPLKTPEKVVEKVIVTEEDRKVVNEAIKNLEFDLGKATIRSKSYASLNRVAALLIQKNFSLKLAGHTDNTGSKELNLRLSKDRAESVKAYLVSQGANASRIEATGYGMGQPIATNKTAKGRQQNRRVEFTLY, encoded by the coding sequence ATGAAACTACAATTATTCAAAACCCTACCAGTTGCACTTGCTGGTTTATTAATTGGGTCGGTTGCCTCAGCTCAAGATAGCCCTGCAACTTCAACAACAACTTTCAGAACCTGGTCTGTCGGCGTAAACGCCGGTGTACTTACACCATTATCACCATTGGGTGGAAAAAATGATTTCAGTAATAACAAATCAGGTTTCGGTTATGGCCTTTACATTAAAAAACAATTTACACCTTATTTCTCTCTTCGCTTAGATGGAGTTCGTGGTAAATTAAAAGGCGATAATACCGAGCCTTATGAAAATGGTATGGTAAACAACTCTCCTGTAAAAGATTTTGATACTCAATTATCTTATTCAGGAAGTTTAAATGCTGTAGTAAACATGTTCAATATCGATATGTTTAAAAAAGAGAATGCTTTACAGCTTTATGCTTCTGCCGGTGCTGGTATTGCAGGTTATAAACCTACTATTACCACAGCAGCTGGTACTTTTTTATATGCAGGTGATAAAAATATCAACGAATTGATTATTCCTGTAGGTTTAGGTGCTAAGTTTAAAATCTCTGATGCGGTTAACCTCGATTTAGGTTGGACAATTACATTCCTTGATGGCGACAACTTAGACGGTTACTACAGAGGCAGTAATGATAAATACAACTATGCATATGCTGGTTTAGAATTTGCTTTAGGTACCGGAAAACAATTGGCTTTCCATAATCCGGTAGCTTTAACTTATGATGAAGCATTAAAAGCAAGACAAACCGCAGATGGTTTAAAATCTGATTTGAATGCTCAAAAAGCTGAGAATGCAAAACTACGTTCAGAAATGAACGACATCCTGAAAGATACAGATGGAGATGGTGTTGCTGATAAATTAGATAAATGTCCGGATACACCAGCAGGAACTGTTGTTGATGGTGCTGGTTGTCCATTAAAAACTCCTGAAAAAGTTGTAGAAAAAGTAATCGTAACTGAAGAAGATCGTAAAGTGGTTAACGAAGCGATTAAAAACTTGGAATTCGATTTAGGTAAAGCAACCATCCGTTCTAAATCTTATGCCTCTTTAAACAGAGTTGCTGCATTATTGATTCAGAAAAACTTTAGCTTAAAATTAGCTGGTCATACAGATAATACAGGTTCAAAAGAATTAAACTTGCGTTTATCGAAAGATAGAGCAGAATCTGTAAAAGCTTACTTAGTTTCTCAAGGTGCAAATGCATCGCGTATTGAAGCTACAGGTTACGGTATGGGCCAACCAATTGCTACCAATAAAACAGCAAAAGGCCGTCAACAAAACCGTCGTGTAGAGTTTACACTTTACTAG
- a CDS encoding 3-hydroxyacyl-CoA dehydrogenase/enoyl-CoA hydratase family protein: MKRSINKVAVLGSGIMGSRIACHFANIGVEVLLLDIAPKDLSPEEQAKGLALDNPAVKNRIVNTALQTAVKTNPSPVYTKKALNKIKTGNFDDDMSKIVDYDWVIEVVVENLDIKKKVFEQVEQFRKPGTLITSNTSGIPIHLMAEGRSEDFKSHFCGTHFFNPPRYLKLLEVIPTPHTQPEIVDFLMHYGDKFLGKTTVLCKDTPAFIANRVGVYSIMALLHLVEKLDLTVEEVDKFTGPALGRPKSATFRTSDVVGLDTMIKVAKGLYDNCPDDKAHDLFKLPAYVQKMEENKWLGDKTKQGFYKKTKSADGKTEILALDLKTLEYKPQQKVKSATLEMTKPVENLRERMKIFAKGKDKAGELFRHSSFGLFEYVSDRIPEISDELYRIDDAMRAGFGWELGPFELWDAVGVKEAIEGMEQYGNKAAAWVHEMLDAGNTSFYKVENGVKKYYDIPSKTYKALPGTDEFIILDNLRENKTLWKNSGVSIIDLGDGILNVEFHTKMNTIGGDVISGINKAIDMAEKDYRGLVIGNDGANFSAGANVGMIFMMAVEQEWDELNMAIRMFQNTSMRIRYSSIPVVVAPHNLTLGGGCEFSLHADHVQLSAETYMGLVEFGVGVIPGGGGTKEFALRASDEYKDDQIVQNALKDRFLTIGMAKVSTSGYEAYELGYLQKDKFSISMNRNRLLADAKAKAIELADAGYTKPVQRNDIKVLGKQGLGIVYAGANSMYAGHFISEHDKKISEKLGYVMCGGDLSAPTEVTEQYLLDLEREAFLSLAGERKSLERIQSIITKGKPLRN; encoded by the coding sequence ATGAAACGAAGCATTAATAAAGTTGCTGTTCTAGGTTCAGGTATTATGGGTTCTCGTATTGCATGCCACTTCGCCAATATTGGTGTTGAGGTTTTGCTACTGGATATTGCCCCTAAAGATTTGAGCCCTGAAGAGCAGGCAAAAGGATTAGCACTGGATAACCCAGCTGTAAAAAACCGAATTGTAAATACAGCTTTGCAAACGGCTGTAAAAACAAATCCATCGCCAGTTTATACCAAAAAAGCATTAAATAAAATCAAGACTGGAAATTTCGACGATGATATGTCGAAAATTGTCGATTACGATTGGGTAATTGAAGTCGTAGTCGAAAATCTTGATATCAAGAAAAAAGTTTTCGAGCAGGTAGAGCAATTCCGTAAACCAGGTACTTTAATCACTTCAAATACTTCTGGTATTCCTATTCATTTAATGGCTGAAGGAAGAAGTGAAGATTTTAAATCGCATTTCTGCGGAACACACTTTTTCAATCCGCCCCGCTATTTAAAATTATTGGAGGTTATTCCTACGCCGCATACTCAGCCAGAAATTGTTGATTTCCTGATGCATTATGGTGATAAATTTTTAGGCAAAACAACTGTTTTATGTAAAGATACGCCAGCCTTTATTGCAAACCGTGTAGGTGTTTATTCCATTATGGCATTGTTGCATTTGGTTGAAAAATTAGATCTGACAGTAGAAGAAGTTGATAAATTTACAGGGCCAGCGTTGGGCAGACCAAAATCGGCTACTTTCCGTACCTCTGATGTGGTAGGTTTAGATACCATGATTAAGGTGGCTAAAGGGCTTTATGATAACTGTCCGGATGATAAAGCACACGATTTGTTTAAACTTCCTGCATACGTGCAAAAAATGGAAGAGAACAAATGGCTTGGCGATAAAACTAAACAAGGTTTCTATAAAAAAACCAAATCTGCTGACGGTAAAACCGAAATCCTGGCGTTAGATTTAAAAACCCTTGAATATAAGCCTCAGCAAAAAGTAAAATCGGCGACTTTAGAAATGACCAAACCGGTGGAGAACCTCCGTGAGCGGATGAAGATTTTTGCCAAAGGAAAAGATAAGGCAGGTGAATTGTTCCGTCATTCTTCTTTCGGTTTATTTGAATATGTATCAGACAGAATCCCTGAAATTTCTGATGAATTGTATCGTATTGACGATGCCATGCGAGCTGGTTTTGGCTGGGAGCTTGGCCCATTCGAATTGTGGGATGCCGTTGGTGTAAAAGAAGCCATCGAAGGAATGGAGCAATATGGTAATAAAGCTGCGGCTTGGGTACACGAAATGCTTGATGCCGGAAATACTTCATTCTATAAAGTAGAAAATGGCGTTAAAAAATATTACGATATTCCTTCTAAAACCTATAAAGCATTACCGGGGACAGATGAATTTATCATTTTAGATAACCTACGTGAAAATAAAACCCTTTGGAAAAATTCAGGTGTTTCCATTATTGATCTGGGCGATGGCATTCTAAATGTAGAATTCCACACTAAAATGAATACCATTGGCGGTGATGTAATTTCAGGTATCAACAAAGCCATTGATATGGCCGAGAAAGATTACCGCGGTTTGGTGATCGGGAACGATGGGGCAAATTTTTCTGCCGGAGCAAATGTGGGGATGATTTTTATGATGGCGGTGGAGCAGGAGTGGGATGAATTGAACATGGCGATCAGAATGTTCCAGAATACCTCAATGCGCATCCGTTATTCTTCTATTCCGGTTGTAGTAGCACCACATAATTTAACCTTAGGCGGTGGTTGCGAGTTTAGCTTGCATGCTGATCACGTGCAGCTATCCGCCGAAACTTATATGGGTTTGGTTGAATTTGGCGTGGGCGTTATCCCTGGCGGCGGCGGTACTAAAGAGTTTGCTTTACGTGCATCTGATGAATATAAAGACGATCAGATTGTGCAGAATGCCTTGAAAGATCGCTTTCTAACCATAGGAATGGCTAAAGTTTCCACTTCGGGTTACGAAGCCTACGAACTGGGTTATCTGCAAAAAGATAAATTCTCGATCTCAATGAACCGGAACCGTTTATTGGCTGATGCAAAAGCAAAAGCGATAGAACTGGCCGATGCAGGATATACCAAACCCGTTCAGCGTAACGACATTAAAGTATTAGGAAAGCAAGGTTTAGGAATTGTTTATGCAGGTGCAAACAGCATGTACGCCGGGCATTTTATTTCTGAACACGATAAAAAAATATCCGAGAAATTAGGTTATGTAATGTGTGGTGGTGATTTATCTGCGCCAACAGAAGTAACCGAGCAATACTTATTGGATCTGGAAAGAGAAGCTTTTCTATCACTTGCGGGTGAAAGGAAGAGTTTGGAAAGGATTCAGAGTATTATTACAAAAGGGAAACCGTTGAGGAATTAG
- a CDS encoding MarR family winged helix-turn-helix transcriptional regulator, protein MKQQQTIDYHVKFAWQNMFNKYNQMASSFGITQAIGYMLINIDDAEGTAVSNLAGLLGVKATSLSRMLNNMEEANLIYRETSAGDKRSVKVFLTDFGKEKKHLAKGVVRKFNEYLDEHFSKKEKETFINLLIKLNDITVAYTVD, encoded by the coding sequence ATGAAACAACAACAAACCATAGATTACCATGTTAAGTTTGCCTGGCAAAATATGTTTAATAAGTACAATCAAATGGCATCTAGTTTTGGGATTACCCAGGCCATTGGTTACATGCTTATTAATATTGATGATGCTGAAGGAACTGCAGTTTCTAATTTAGCTGGCTTGCTTGGGGTTAAGGCAACCAGTTTGTCTAGGATGTTAAATAATATGGAAGAGGCTAACCTCATTTACCGTGAAACATCTGCAGGTGATAAACGTTCGGTAAAGGTTTTTCTGACTGATTTTGGGAAAGAGAAAAAACATTTGGCCAAGGGGGTTGTTCGAAAATTTAATGAATATCTTGATGAGCATTTTTCGAAAAAAGAAAAAGAGACTTTTATTAACCTGCTTATCAAACTAAATGATATCACAGTAGCCTATACTGTAGATTAA